One region of Clostridiales bacterium genomic DNA includes:
- the uppS gene encoding polyprenyl diphosphate synthase, whose translation MANDKTTAPQVDFSRLPRHVAIILDGNGRWAKKRGLPRTAGHAYGAEAFRRIGNYCKAIGIEYLTVYAFSTENWRRPPEEVRTIMSIFDKYMKEALSIMERDKFKMRFFGERSGLSPELQRLMAAAEEKSTHYDGCQMNLCINYGGRDEILHAVRRYAEAYKAGTAPELTEDVFSGYLYSAGIPDPDLIIRTSGEQRLSNFLPWQGAYSELYFTDVLWPDFTERDMDAALAEFQRRDRRFGGVK comes from the coding sequence ATGGCAAACGATAAGACGACCGCGCCGCAGGTGGATTTCTCGCGCCTGCCGCGCCACGTGGCGATCATCCTCGACGGCAACGGCCGCTGGGCCAAAAAGCGCGGCCTGCCGCGCACGGCCGGCCATGCCTACGGTGCGGAGGCGTTTCGCCGCATCGGCAACTACTGCAAGGCCATCGGCATCGAATACCTCACGGTCTACGCCTTTTCCACGGAAAACTGGCGCCGTCCGCCCGAGGAAGTGCGCACGATTATGAGCATCTTCGATAAATACATGAAGGAAGCGCTTTCGATCATGGAGCGCGACAAGTTCAAGATGCGCTTTTTCGGTGAGCGGTCCGGCCTCTCGCCGGAGCTGCAGCGCCTCATGGCCGCGGCCGAGGAAAAGAGTACGCACTACGACGGCTGCCAGATGAATCTGTGCATCAACTACGGCGGCCGCGACGAGATCCTGCACGCCGTGCGCCGGTATGCCGAGGCCTACAAGGCCGGTACCGCGCCGGAGCTCACGGAGGATGTGTTCAGCGGCTATCTGTATTCGGCCGGCATTCCGGACCCCGACCTCATCATCCGCACGAGCGGAGAGCAGCGCCTGAGTAACTTCCTGCCCTGGCAGGGCGCGTACTCGGAGCTGTATTTCACCGACGTGCTCTGGCCGGACTTTACCGAGCGCGACATGGACGCGGCCCTGGCGGAGTTCCAGCGGCGCGACCGGCGCTTTGGCGGCGTGAAATGA
- a CDS encoding phosphatidate cytidylyltransferase: MKNRLIVAAIGIPALLAVIFFTPIWGWGIVVAIMAAFCAWELLHTAMPKFVPRFAVYAGVCGAAIVLGAAFGKSELVFKIAAYVLFVTMFVEMMISFHKSERIPFQDLALVFTAGIIIPWMLSSLVRLGLNDPKAPYLLLPFVITWLSDSGAFFVGRSLGKTKLAPALSPHKTVEGCVGGFVCAIAAAMLYGLVLHLCGYRVQIGLLAIYGFFGSLAGQTGDLAFSAIKREHGVKDYSNLLPGHGGMLDRFDSTIFTAPMLELLVLLAPAIAVVAQ; encoded by the coding sequence ATGAAAAACAGACTGATCGTTGCGGCCATCGGCATCCCGGCGCTGCTGGCCGTGATCTTCTTCACCCCGATCTGGGGTTGGGGCATCGTGGTGGCCATCATGGCGGCGTTCTGCGCCTGGGAGCTGCTGCACACGGCCATGCCGAAGTTCGTGCCGCGCTTTGCGGTGTATGCCGGCGTGTGCGGCGCGGCCATCGTGCTCGGCGCGGCGTTCGGAAAGTCTGAGCTCGTGTTCAAGATCGCGGCCTACGTGCTGTTCGTGACCATGTTCGTCGAGATGATGATCTCGTTTCACAAGTCCGAGCGCATCCCGTTTCAGGATCTGGCGCTCGTGTTCACGGCGGGCATTATCATCCCGTGGATGCTCTCGTCGCTCGTGCGCCTTGGCCTGAACGACCCCAAAGCGCCGTACCTGCTGCTGCCGTTCGTCATCACGTGGCTGAGCGATTCGGGCGCGTTTTTCGTCGGCCGCAGCCTGGGCAAGACCAAGCTCGCCCCGGCGCTGAGCCCGCATAAGACGGTCGAGGGCTGCGTCGGCGGCTTTGTGTGCGCGATCGCGGCGGCCATGCTCTACGGCCTCGTACTGCACCTGTGCGGCTACCGCGTGCAGATCGGTCTGCTCGCCATCTACGGTTTCTTCGGCAGCCTTGCCGGACAGACGGGCGACCTGGCGTTTTCCGCCATCAAGCGCGAGCACGGCGTGAAGGACTACAGCAATCTGCTGCCCGGTCACGGCGGTATGCTCGACCGGTTTGACAGCACCATCTTCACCGCGCCCATGCTTGAGCTGCTGGTGCTGCTGGCACCGGCGATCGCGGTCGTGGCGCAGTAA
- the dxr gene encoding 1-deoxy-D-xylulose-5-phosphate reductoisomerase, with protein sequence MVHSISILGSTGSIGRQTVAVAEHLGLNVRALTTNRNIQLAEEQARRLHPAFVAVTDEASAKALRIALADTDIAVGGGENALCEAAVISDTDAVVTAVSGAVGLRPTLAAIEKGRRIALANKETLVCAGDIVMRRARECGAEIVPVDSEHSAIFQCLTGREGELHKILLTGSGGPFRGWTREQTRDVTPEMAVRHPNWSMGAKISVDSATMMNKGLEFIEAMHLFGVTPDDIQVLIHPESVVHSMVELLDGTVIAQLGVPDMGLPIQYALTYPERKPSRSDRLDFTAYPGGLHFYAPDLEALPCLALAMQCARTGGTAPTVMNAANEVAVHLFLDHKIGYHSIYESVAAAVDAITPAAAPDLDVIRAADQEARAFVRSYFHF encoded by the coding sequence ATGGTACATTCGATTTCCATTCTCGGTTCTACCGGCAGTATTGGCCGGCAGACCGTTGCCGTCGCGGAGCATCTGGGGCTGAACGTCCGTGCGCTGACGACGAACCGCAACATTCAGCTCGCCGAGGAGCAGGCGCGCCGCCTGCATCCGGCGTTCGTCGCCGTGACGGATGAGGCGTCTGCCAAGGCGCTGCGCATCGCGCTCGCCGATACGGACATCGCCGTCGGCGGCGGAGAAAACGCACTGTGCGAGGCGGCGGTCATCTCCGATACGGACGCCGTCGTCACGGCGGTGTCCGGCGCGGTCGGTCTGCGGCCGACGCTCGCGGCCATTGAAAAGGGACGGCGCATCGCGCTGGCCAATAAGGAGACGCTCGTGTGCGCGGGCGACATCGTCATGCGCCGCGCCAGAGAATGCGGTGCGGAGATCGTGCCGGTCGATTCCGAGCACTCGGCCATTTTCCAGTGCCTGACCGGCCGGGAGGGCGAGCTGCACAAGATCCTGCTCACCGGCTCCGGCGGCCCCTTCCGCGGCTGGACACGCGAACAAACGCGCGACGTCACGCCCGAGATGGCTGTCCGTCACCCGAACTGGAGCATGGGCGCGAAGATCAGCGTAGACTCCGCGACCATGATGAACAAGGGCCTGGAATTCATCGAGGCCATGCACCTGTTCGGCGTCACGCCGGACGATATCCAGGTGCTCATCCACCCGGAGAGCGTCGTGCACTCGATGGTCGAGCTGCTTGACGGGACGGTCATCGCCCAGCTCGGCGTGCCGGATATGGGCCTGCCCATCCAGTATGCGCTCACGTATCCGGAGCGCAAGCCCAGCCGCAGCGACCGGCTGGACTTCACGGCCTATCCCGGCGGGCTGCATTTCTACGCGCCCGATCTCGAGGCGCTGCCGTGTCTTGCGCTCGCCATGCAGTGCGCGCGCACCGGCGGCACTGCGCCGACGGTCATGAACGCGGCCAACGAAGTCGCCGTGCACCTGTTTCTGGACCATAAAATTGGGTATCATTCCATTTATGAGAGCGTGGCGGCGGCGGTGGATGCCATCACGCCGGCCGCAGCGCCCGATCTGGACGTCATCCGCGCGGCCGATCAGGAGGCCCGCGCGTTCGTCCGGTCATATTTCCATTTCTGA
- a CDS encoding site-2 protease family protein — MYILLAILVFGILIAVHELGHFLVAKACGVRVDEFAIGMGPAIWKKQKGETLYAVRCLPIGGFCAMAGEDEAIDDPRAFTSQPAWKRFLILCAGAFMNFVFGLLLLLIVFAQAKSFSTPTLTDFMDGCPYQGENALQVGDTIWSIDGHRIYFTTNVSEYLARGGDTHDIVVKRDGEKVALNDFYLVAREYPGQDGKMYGFYFGTKPATFGAKLQTTWYSAMDFVRMVWMGLSDLFAGAVGVKDLSGPVGIVSMMNEVGKESATKAAAFSNIAYFSAFIAVNLAVMNMLPLPALDGGRVFCLLVTWMLERISRRKIDPKYEGYIHTAGLVLLLALMAYVMYNDISKLVT, encoded by the coding sequence ATGTATATTCTGCTCGCAATTCTCGTCTTTGGGATCCTCATCGCCGTGCACGAGCTCGGCCACTTCCTTGTGGCCAAGGCGTGCGGGGTGCGTGTGGATGAGTTCGCCATCGGCATGGGCCCCGCCATCTGGAAAAAGCAGAAGGGGGAGACGCTCTACGCCGTCCGCTGCCTGCCGATCGGCGGGTTTTGCGCCATGGCGGGCGAGGACGAGGCGATCGACGACCCGCGCGCGTTCACGAGCCAGCCGGCATGGAAGCGGTTTCTGATCCTCTGCGCCGGTGCGTTCATGAACTTTGTGTTCGGTCTGCTACTGCTTCTGATCGTGTTCGCGCAGGCGAAGAGCTTTTCCACGCCGACGCTCACGGACTTCATGGACGGCTGCCCCTATCAGGGGGAGAACGCCCTGCAGGTGGGCGATACGATCTGGAGCATCGACGGACACCGCATCTATTTTACGACCAATGTCAGTGAATATCTCGCCCGCGGCGGCGACACGCATGACATCGTCGTCAAGCGTGACGGTGAAAAGGTCGCGCTCAACGATTTTTACCTCGTCGCGCGCGAGTATCCGGGGCAGGACGGCAAAATGTACGGCTTCTACTTCGGCACGAAGCCGGCGACGTTCGGCGCCAAGCTCCAGACCACGTGGTACAGCGCGATGGACTTCGTGCGCATGGTCTGGATGGGGCTGAGCGATCTGTTCGCGGGCGCAGTCGGCGTCAAGGATCTGTCCGGCCCGGTCGGCATCGTGAGCATGATGAACGAGGTCGGCAAGGAGTCGGCCACGAAGGCGGCCGCCTTCTCGAACATCGCCTATTTCTCGGCGTTCATCGCCGTGAACCTTGCGGTCATGAACATGCTGCCGCTGCCGGCGCTCGACGGCGGGCGCGTGTTCTGCCTGCTCGTCACGTGGATGCTCGAGCGGATCAGCCGCAGAAAGATCGACCCCAAATATGAGGGCTATATCCACACGGCGGGGCTGGTGCTGCTGCTGGCACTGATGGCCTACGTCATGTATAACGACATTTCCAAACTTGTCACCTGA
- the ispG gene encoding flavodoxin-dependent (E)-4-hydroxy-3-methylbut-2-enyl-diphosphate synthase, which produces MKRTQTKQIHVGPVAIGGGAPVAVQSMCNTHTSDARATIEQITRLHDAGCEIIRLAVPDQAAADALPEIVHASPIPVVADIHFDYRLALAAAKAGVHKIRINPGNIGEPDNVRKVAEACRERGIPIRIGVNGGSLEKRLLEKYGHPTPEALVESAQGHIDLLHRYDFDDIALSMKSSTVPLTIAAYRLAAERFPYPLHVGVTETGTAYNGIIRSAVGIGTLLSEGIGDTIRVSLTADPVEEVRAGIAILKAAGLRREGVRFVSCPTCGRTQIDLIALAQEVEQRLQGLEREITVAVMGCVVNGPGEAHEADYGIAGGKDCGLLFRRGEILGKYPADKLADALVDLILSEK; this is translated from the coding sequence ATGAAAAGAACCCAGACAAAACAGATCCATGTCGGCCCCGTTGCCATCGGCGGCGGCGCCCCGGTCGCGGTGCAGTCCATGTGCAACACGCACACATCGGACGCGCGCGCGACCATCGAGCAGATCACCCGGCTGCATGACGCCGGGTGCGAGATCATCCGCCTTGCCGTGCCGGATCAGGCCGCGGCGGATGCCCTGCCCGAGATCGTGCACGCCTCGCCCATCCCGGTCGTGGCCGACATCCACTTTGACTACCGCCTTGCGCTCGCAGCGGCGAAGGCCGGCGTGCACAAGATCCGCATCAACCCCGGCAACATCGGCGAGCCGGACAATGTCCGCAAGGTGGCCGAGGCCTGCCGGGAGCGCGGCATCCCCATCCGCATTGGCGTCAACGGCGGCAGTCTGGAAAAGCGTCTGCTCGAAAAGTACGGTCACCCGACGCCGGAGGCGCTCGTCGAGAGTGCGCAGGGGCACATTGACCTGCTGCACCGGTATGATTTTGACGACATCGCCCTGTCGATGAAGAGCTCTACCGTGCCGCTGACGATCGCGGCCTACCGGCTCGCGGCCGAGCGGTTTCCCTATCCGCTGCACGTCGGCGTCACGGAGACCGGCACGGCCTACAACGGCATCATCCGCTCCGCCGTCGGCATCGGCACGCTGCTGTCCGAGGGCATCGGCGATACGATCCGCGTCTCGCTCACGGCCGACCCCGTGGAGGAGGTGCGCGCCGGCATCGCCATTTTGAAGGCGGCCGGGCTGCGCCGCGAGGGCGTACGCTTCGTCTCGTGCCCGACGTGCGGCCGCACGCAGATCGACCTCATCGCGCTCGCGCAGGAGGTCGAGCAGCGGCTTCAGGGGCTGGAGCGCGAGATCACGGTCGCCGTGATGGGCTGCGTCGTCAACGGTCCCGGAGAGGCGCACGAGGCGGACTACGGCATCGCCGGCGGCAAGGACTGCGGCCTGCTGTTTCGCCGCGGCGAGATCCTTGGCAAGTACCCCGCGGACAAGCTGGCCGATGCGCTGGTGGACCTGATCCTGAGCGAAAAGTGA
- a CDS encoding PolC-type DNA polymerase III has product MSEKIPFLDMFPDCVSLQDSCGGLDKAEVLDVLIERESMTMQLHTWFARMPAPVERTNIEQLLAAQFRLRGVQIQAEYPAPEQKKEEKKAKARVLMGKPIPKRSDITPMNELTLESGNVTLEGEVFAVNSREIAKYGSAVLSFDMTDSTSSVRVSRFLRSDDDQSIVGMIHEGMWLRVQGKINYSKYDEDMVLEPRNIVQGEKVIRPDNAPQKRVELHLHTRYSALDAISDPADLVARAAYWGHPAIAVTDHGVAQAFPDMWKASKKYGVKIIYGEEGYLVNDVDGTLAVHGQSDLPLDAEFIAFDIETTGLHLDTNRMTEIGAVLFSGGEIKAEFDTFVDPHMPIPAEITRLTGITDADVAGAPDEAEAMRQFLDFAGGRPIIAHNADFDTGFMSAACRRAGIPFEPVYLDTLVLAQYLLPDLKHHKLDQVSNRLSLPDFNHHRACDDAMVVARIMDKFLPMLAAKGAKTIGDFNDLVRGGLKEKRRTHHISILVKNKTGLKNLYEIISRSYLKYFKRNPTIPKSLLMEYREGLIIGSACEAGEVFEAVLRGKSDTELKRIASFYDYLEIMPLANNHFLLDNGTVRSEESLRNLNRRIVQLGEELGKPVVATCDVHFLDPEQEIFRRILLAAKKFSDADKAMPLYYRTTVEMLDEFAYLGPEKAQEVVVTNTNAIADSVEVFELLPKDLYPPKIENSAQQLKDLVYGKMTAIYGENPPKLITDRVETELHDILSRGYDVIYMSAQKLVANSLEHGYLVGSRGSVGSSLVAYFSGITEVNSLPPHYVCPQCKYTDFDSGAGFGCGADMPDKVCPRCGAKLRKDGFDIPFETFLGFGGDKVPDIDLNFSGEYQAKAHKYTEELFGSDHVFRAGTIGTLAEKTAYGYVLKYLEERGKTLPKAEMNRLALGCVGVKRTTGQHPGGLVVIPQDKDVTDFCPVQHPADDPNSDIITTHFEYHCMEANLLKLDELGHDDPTMIRMLEDMTGVNAREIPLDDPDTMGIFCSAAPLGLTDDDPIVGKTGTIGIPEFGTGFTRQMLVDTQPKGFDILVRLSGFSHGTDVWLGNAKDLIMSGTATVNQTVGCRDDIMLYLISRGMDAKLSFKIMESVRKGKVKRGGFQDGWVETMQEHGVPEWYITSLSKIAYLFPKAHAVAYVMMAFRIAWFKVHEPLAFYSAYFYRRSQKDSFDADMMTRGLDYTRRKINELRNKPTLTAKEEDLLVTLEAVYEFNLRGFEFAPMSLYESDATKFLIRDGKLLPPFVAISGLGESAAWNLVACRADGREFVSVEELSAACPKVSQTHLEQLRAMGALGEMPDSSQMSLF; this is encoded by the coding sequence ATGAGCGAAAAGATCCCGTTTCTCGATATGTTCCCGGACTGCGTGTCCCTGCAGGATAGCTGCGGCGGACTCGACAAGGCCGAGGTGCTCGACGTGCTCATCGAGCGCGAGAGCATGACGATGCAGCTGCACACGTGGTTTGCGCGTATGCCCGCGCCGGTCGAGCGCACGAATATCGAGCAGCTGCTCGCGGCGCAGTTCCGGCTGCGCGGCGTGCAGATCCAGGCGGAATATCCCGCCCCGGAGCAGAAAAAAGAGGAGAAGAAGGCCAAGGCTAGGGTCCTCATGGGCAAGCCCATTCCGAAGCGCTCGGACATCACGCCCATGAACGAGCTCACGCTCGAGAGCGGCAATGTCACGCTCGAGGGCGAGGTGTTTGCCGTCAACAGCCGCGAGATTGCAAAGTACGGCTCGGCCGTGCTCTCGTTTGACATGACCGACAGCACAAGCAGCGTGCGCGTGTCGCGCTTTCTGCGCTCGGACGACGATCAGAGCATCGTCGGCATGATCCACGAGGGCATGTGGCTGCGTGTGCAGGGCAAGATCAACTACAGCAAATACGATGAAGACATGGTGCTCGAGCCGCGCAACATCGTGCAGGGGGAGAAGGTCATCCGCCCCGACAACGCGCCGCAAAAGCGCGTGGAGCTGCACTTACATACCCGCTATTCGGCGCTCGACGCCATCTCCGACCCCGCCGACCTCGTGGCCCGCGCGGCCTACTGGGGCCACCCGGCCATCGCCGTGACGGATCACGGCGTGGCGCAGGCGTTTCCGGATATGTGGAAGGCGTCGAAGAAATACGGCGTGAAGATCATCTACGGCGAGGAGGGCTACCTCGTCAACGACGTGGACGGCACGCTCGCCGTGCACGGGCAGAGCGACCTGCCGCTCGACGCGGAGTTTATCGCCTTCGATATCGAGACGACCGGCCTGCACCTGGACACAAACCGCATGACGGAGATCGGCGCGGTGCTCTTCTCCGGCGGCGAGATCAAGGCGGAGTTTGACACGTTCGTCGACCCGCACATGCCCATCCCGGCCGAGATCACGCGCCTGACCGGCATTACGGATGCCGATGTGGCCGGCGCGCCGGACGAGGCGGAGGCCATGCGCCAGTTTCTCGACTTTGCGGGCGGACGGCCGATCATCGCGCACAATGCCGACTTTGATACCGGCTTCATGAGCGCGGCCTGCCGCCGGGCGGGCATCCCGTTCGAACCGGTGTATCTCGACACGCTGGTGCTCGCGCAGTACCTGCTGCCGGATCTCAAGCACCACAAGCTCGACCAGGTCTCGAACCGCCTGAGCCTGCCGGACTTCAACCACCACCGCGCGTGCGACGATGCAATGGTCGTGGCGCGCATCATGGACAAGTTCCTGCCCATGCTCGCGGCGAAGGGCGCAAAGACGATCGGCGACTTCAACGATCTCGTGCGCGGCGGCCTGAAGGAGAAGCGCCGCACGCACCACATCTCCATTCTGGTGAAAAACAAGACCGGCCTGAAAAACCTCTACGAGATCATTTCCCGGTCGTATCTGAAGTATTTCAAGCGCAACCCCACCATCCCCAAGAGCCTGCTTATGGAATACCGCGAGGGCCTCATCATCGGCTCGGCCTGCGAGGCGGGCGAGGTGTTCGAGGCGGTGCTGCGCGGCAAGAGCGACACGGAGCTCAAGCGCATCGCGTCGTTTTACGACTATCTCGAGATCATGCCGCTGGCGAATAACCACTTCCTGCTCGACAACGGCACCGTGCGCAGCGAGGAATCCCTGCGCAACCTCAACCGCCGCATCGTGCAGCTCGGCGAGGAGCTCGGCAAGCCCGTTGTGGCGACGTGCGACGTGCATTTTCTCGATCCCGAGCAGGAGATCTTCCGCCGCATCCTGCTGGCGGCCAAGAAATTCTCCGACGCGGACAAGGCCATGCCGCTCTATTACCGCACGACGGTGGAGATGCTCGACGAATTTGCCTACCTCGGCCCCGAAAAGGCGCAGGAGGTCGTCGTCACGAACACGAACGCCATTGCCGACAGCGTCGAGGTGTTCGAGCTCCTGCCGAAGGATCTCTACCCGCCGAAGATCGAAAACTCAGCCCAGCAGCTCAAAGACCTGGTCTATGGCAAGATGACGGCCATCTACGGCGAAAACCCGCCGAAGCTCATCACCGACCGCGTCGAGACCGAGCTGCACGACATTCTCTCGCGCGGGTATGACGTCATTTACATGAGCGCACAGAAACTTGTCGCCAACTCCCTCGAGCATGGCTATCTGGTCGGCAGCCGAGGCAGCGTCGGCTCGTCGCTCGTGGCGTATTTCTCCGGCATCACGGAGGTCAACTCGCTCCCGCCGCACTATGTCTGCCCGCAGTGCAAGTATACGGACTTTGACTCCGGCGCGGGCTTCGGCTGCGGCGCGGATATGCCGGACAAGGTGTGCCCCAGGTGCGGGGCGAAGCTGCGCAAGGACGGTTTCGACATCCCGTTTGAGACGTTCCTCGGCTTCGGCGGCGACAAGGTGCCCGATATCGACCTGAACTTCTCGGGCGAATATCAGGCCAAGGCGCATAAATACACCGAAGAGCTCTTCGGCTCGGATCACGTGTTCCGCGCCGGCACGATCGGCACGCTGGCGGAAAAGACGGCCTACGGCTATGTCCTCAAGTACCTCGAGGAGCGCGGCAAGACCCTGCCGAAGGCGGAGATGAACCGCCTCGCGCTCGGCTGCGTCGGCGTCAAGCGCACGACCGGCCAGCACCCCGGCGGCCTCGTCGTCATCCCGCAGGACAAGGACGTCACGGATTTCTGCCCCGTGCAGCACCCGGCCGATGATCCGAACAGCGACATCATCACCACCCATTTTGAATACCACTGCATGGAGGCGAACCTCCTCAAGCTCGACGAGCTCGGCCACGATGACCCGACCATGATCCGCATGCTTGAGGACATGACCGGCGTCAACGCGCGCGAGATCCCGCTCGACGATCCGGACACCATGGGCATCTTCTGCAGCGCGGCGCCGCTCGGCCTGACGGACGACGACCCGATTGTCGGCAAGACTGGCACGATTGGCATCCCGGAGTTCGGCACGGGCTTCACGCGCCAGATGCTCGTCGACACGCAGCCGAAGGGCTTTGACATCCTCGTGCGTCTGTCCGGGTTCTCGCATGGCACGGACGTGTGGCTCGGCAATGCGAAGGATCTCATCATGTCCGGCACGGCGACGGTCAACCAGACGGTCGGCTGCCGCGACGATATCATGCTCTACCTCATCAGCCGCGGTATGGACGCCAAGCTCTCGTTCAAGATCATGGAGAGCGTCCGCAAGGGCAAGGTCAAGCGCGGCGGCTTCCAGGACGGCTGGGTCGAGACGATGCAGGAGCACGGTGTGCCGGAGTGGTACATCACGTCCCTGAGCAAGATCGCCTACCTGTTCCCGAAGGCGCACGCGGTGGCCTACGTCATGATGGCGTTTCGCATCGCGTGGTTCAAGGTGCACGAGCCGCTGGCGTTTTACAGCGCATATTTCTATCGCCGCAGCCAGAAGGATTCGTTCGACGCCGACATGATGACGCGC